From a region of the Actinomadura luzonensis genome:
- a CDS encoding FGGY-family carbohydrate kinase: MALLAGIDAGTTHLKVGFFTEDGTHACVVRTPAPGDLPALVAAVLAGLAACARQAGRGPRAIGIAGMAETGVPLDRAGRPLTPLLWWHDPRAAAEAAALGRDDAALYAATGRWADAKAPLAKWLWLRAHRPEVLAAMRWWASVPDAVAYALTGVLRTHATLAARTLAYDVTERAYHEDLLALAGLRPDRLPPLAGPTEAVGGLTARVPGIPPGVPVVIAGHDHAVGAWAAGVRRPGQVADSMGTAEAVMVPCGGRPVGAAGLALGVTADPAPDGSGTVLVGALPTSGALLDWLLTLLPSPEPPLPPSETPLPLSEASLPTPEAALPHGETPCPVSAAAFPPPETTLTRPGTAFPSGETRHLACAASSGTAATTPLPGAGQPGAASGDPEGGGGAGGRYGRVARWLDGVRVPTGVVVEPYLRGRVAPAPDRARRVTISGLGPEHGPGDLLAAAVEGACLHVRWITDEVAALAGVVPGRVVAFGGQARIPLWMRVKAAVTPVPLDVLRTGDAVCAGAALVAGQAGGSLDDVPVLPAVRHPPDPALDYTSQYARFLATARRPGAGPGNGTNTHRSEPA; the protein is encoded by the coding sequence ATGGCGCTGCTGGCCGGGATCGACGCCGGGACCACCCACCTCAAGGTGGGCTTCTTCACCGAGGACGGCACCCACGCCTGCGTCGTCCGCACGCCGGCCCCCGGCGACCTGCCCGCCCTCGTGGCCGCCGTCCTGGCCGGCCTGGCCGCCTGCGCGCGGCAGGCCGGACGCGGGCCGCGCGCGATCGGGATCGCCGGGATGGCGGAGACCGGCGTGCCGCTCGACCGCGCCGGCCGGCCGCTCACCCCGCTGCTGTGGTGGCACGACCCGCGCGCCGCCGCCGAGGCCGCCGCGCTCGGCCGCGACGACGCCGCCCTGTACGCCGCCACCGGCCGCTGGGCCGACGCCAAGGCCCCGCTCGCCAAGTGGCTGTGGCTGCGCGCGCACCGGCCCGAGGTGCTGGCGGCGATGCGGTGGTGGGCGAGCGTGCCGGACGCGGTGGCGTACGCGCTGACCGGCGTCCTCCGCACCCATGCCACGCTCGCCGCCCGCACCCTCGCCTACGACGTCACCGAGCGCGCCTACCACGAGGACCTGCTGGCGCTCGCCGGCCTCCGCCCCGACCGGCTGCCGCCCCTGGCGGGGCCCACGGAGGCGGTCGGCGGGCTGACGGCCCGCGTGCCGGGGATCCCGCCCGGCGTGCCCGTGGTGATCGCCGGACACGATCACGCGGTGGGGGCCTGGGCGGCCGGGGTGCGGCGGCCGGGGCAGGTCGCCGACTCGATGGGGACGGCGGAGGCGGTCATGGTCCCGTGCGGCGGGCGGCCGGTGGGGGCGGCGGGGCTCGCGCTGGGCGTCACGGCCGACCCCGCGCCGGACGGGTCCGGCACCGTCCTCGTCGGCGCCCTCCCCACCAGCGGCGCCCTCCTGGACTGGCTCCTCACCCTCCTCCCGTCACCCGAACCGCCCCTCCCACCCTCCGAGACGCCTCTCCCGCTCTCCGAGGCGTCCCTCCCGACGCCCGAGGCGGCCCTTCCGCACGGTGAGACGCCGTGCCCGGTCTCTGCCGCGGCTTTCCCGCCTCCCGAGACCACCCTCACGAGGCCCGGGACGGCCTTCCCGTCCGGCGAGACGCGTCACCTGGCCTGTGCGGCGTCGTCCGGGACGGCCGCCACGACGCCCCTGCCAGGGGCGGGGCAGCCGGGGGCCGCCTCGGGCGATCCGGAAGGCGGGGGTGGGGCGGGCGGGCGGTACGGCAGGGTGGCGCGGTGGCTGGACGGGGTGCGGGTGCCGACCGGGGTCGTCGTGGAGCCGTACCTGCGCGGCCGGGTGGCGCCCGCGCCCGACCGGGCGAGACGGGTGACGATCTCCGGCCTCGGCCCGGAGCACGGGCCGGGGGACCTGCTGGCGGCGGCCGTCGAGGGCGCGTGCCTGCACGTGCGCTGGATCACCGACGAGGTGGCCGCGCTGGCCGGGGTGGTGCCCGGGCGGGTGGTCGCGTTCGGCGGGCAGGCCAGGATCCCGCTCTGGATGCGGGTCAAGGCCGCCGTCACGCCCGTCCCGCTGGACGTGCTCCGCACCGGCGACGCCGTCTGCGCCGGGGCCGCCCTCGTCGCCGGGCAGGCGGGCG
- a CDS encoding DeoR/GlpR family DNA-binding transcription regulator, translating to MDDPGLRYSSAPTRREAILRRVELDGYVAAADLVSELGVSPNTVRRDLRRLAGDGLVRAVRGGAAAVDAGAVPFADRSAQAAEAKRAIAAAAVRHVEPGTAVALDSGTTTLEIARLLPAGAGLTVITHSLPAIAVLAPRADVTLIGVGGQYGRETRSFGGPETLAALEHLRVRTLFLAATALDAAGVYGATPYEAETKRRLVAAARRTVVVADARKFALDAPIRVCGWEAVERLVTDAPPPPGLPAVPVDVARP from the coding sequence ATGGACGACCCCGGCCTGCGCTACTCCTCGGCCCCCACCCGCAGGGAGGCGATCCTGCGCCGGGTCGAGCTGGACGGCTACGTCGCCGCCGCCGACCTGGTGAGCGAGCTCGGCGTCTCCCCCAACACGGTCCGCCGCGACCTGCGCAGGCTGGCCGGGGACGGCCTGGTGCGGGCGGTGCGCGGCGGGGCGGCGGCGGTGGACGCGGGCGCGGTGCCGTTCGCGGACCGCAGCGCCCAGGCGGCCGAGGCCAAGCGGGCGATCGCGGCGGCGGCGGTGCGGCACGTCGAGCCGGGCACGGCGGTGGCGCTCGACTCCGGCACCACCACGCTGGAGATCGCCCGGCTGCTGCCCGCCGGCGCGGGGCTGACCGTGATCACCCATTCGCTGCCGGCGATCGCGGTGCTCGCACCGCGCGCGGACGTCACGCTCATCGGCGTCGGCGGCCAGTACGGCCGGGAGACGCGCTCGTTCGGCGGCCCGGAGACGCTGGCGGCGCTGGAGCACCTGCGCGTGCGGACGTTGTTCCTGGCCGCGACCGCGCTCGACGCGGCCGGCGTGTACGGGGCGACGCCGTACGAGGCCGAGACCAAGCGCCGGCTGGTCGCCGCCGCCCGCCGCACGGTCGTGGTGGCGGACGCGCGCAAGTTCGCGCTGGACGCGCCGATCCGGGTGTGCGGCTGGGAGGCGGTGGAACGCCTGGTCACCGACGCTCCCCCGCCGCCCGGACTCCCGGCGGTCCCGGTGGACGTCGCCCGCCCGTGA
- a CDS encoding rhamnogalacturonan lyase, which yields MSPPMGRRGAVALALAALLAVPPTASPAAATAGAGPRVQLEHLDRGLVAAATSGGVFLSWRLLGDEVTGHGASGMTGADFRLYRDGRPLATVTDSTNYLDAAGTPASRYQVAPITRGREGARSAVVTPWVKSFYDLKLTKPADGVTPAGEAYTYAANDVSVGDVDGDGQYEYVVKWDPSNSKDVSQRGYTGNTYLDTYELDGTLRWRLDLGVNIRSGAHYTQFLVYDLDGDGRSELMLKTAPGTRAIRYGRHGEVVSERHVTMPAADVRAGYRHSDDYRLSAAGYFDHLVAMFEKWHEHPEVVAGHWPRTLEEAFGIAPAHAYPLSHGAAVELATYFVDEYAPARSGNNKLREFAGFVLDGPEYLSVFDGASGRELQTVPYKPGRGDDGLMWGDYAMARVEPGNRVDRFLSAVAYLDGRHPSAVFARGYYTRTTLVAYDWDGRRLKERWYADSGHVPMTNPFKDSPHGRPGTDPEYADLTTQGFHSMSAADVDGDGRQEIVYGSATLDDDGGVLYSSFDVAPPQSNVPGQNVRLGHGDAMHVGDLDPDRPGLEIWTVHEGAASAPYGWAMRDAATGEVLFGGYSGVDTGRGMVGDIDPAIRGMEAWSSMPPDQSVQAGLWSARGDHLGRTAPGTNMSIRWAADMTTQLVNGTATTVPQTPTVDDWRRGTLLTAEGTLANNWTKGNPALVADVFGDWREELLLRTADSSALRIHLSTEVTGRKLYTLMHDPQYRAEVARQQTAYNQPAYPSFYLASDLDWSKVPVPRLR from the coding sequence ATGAGTCCCCCCATGGGCCGCCGCGGCGCCGTCGCGCTCGCGCTGGCCGCCCTCCTCGCCGTCCCCCCGACCGCGTCGCCCGCCGCCGCGACGGCGGGAGCGGGCCCCCGGGTCCAGCTCGAACACCTCGACCGCGGCCTGGTGGCCGCCGCGACCAGCGGCGGCGTCTTCCTGAGCTGGCGGCTGCTCGGCGACGAGGTGACCGGTCACGGCGCCTCCGGCATGACCGGCGCCGACTTCCGCCTCTACCGCGACGGCCGCCCGCTGGCCACGGTGACCGACAGCACGAACTATCTGGACGCCGCCGGCACGCCCGCCTCCCGCTACCAGGTGGCGCCGATCACGAGGGGCCGCGAGGGCGCCCGCAGTGCCGTTGTGACGCCGTGGGTTAAATCGTTTTATGATCTGAAGCTCACGAAACCGGCCGACGGCGTGACGCCGGCCGGCGAGGCGTACACGTACGCGGCGAACGACGTGAGCGTCGGCGACGTGGACGGCGACGGCCAATACGAATATGTCGTGAAATGGGACCCGTCCAACTCCAAGGACGTCTCCCAGCGCGGCTACACCGGCAACACCTACCTCGACACCTACGAGCTCGACGGCACCCTGCGCTGGCGGCTCGACCTGGGCGTCAACATCCGCTCCGGCGCCCACTACACGCAGTTCCTCGTCTACGACCTCGACGGCGACGGCCGCTCGGAGCTGATGCTCAAGACCGCCCCCGGCACGAGGGCCATCCGCTACGGCAGGCACGGCGAGGTCGTCTCCGAGCGGCACGTGACGATGCCCGCGGCCGACGTCCGGGCCGGCTACCGGCACTCCGACGACTACCGGCTGAGCGCCGCCGGCTACTTCGACCACCTGGTGGCCATGTTCGAGAAGTGGCACGAGCATCCCGAGGTGGTCGCCGGGCACTGGCCGAGGACGCTGGAGGAGGCCTTCGGCATCGCGCCCGCCCACGCCTACCCGCTCTCCCACGGGGCCGCCGTCGAGCTGGCGACCTACTTCGTCGACGAGTACGCCCCCGCCCGCAGCGGCAACAACAAGCTGCGGGAGTTCGCCGGTTTCGTCCTGGACGGCCCCGAGTACCTGTCGGTGTTCGACGGCGCGTCCGGCAGGGAGCTGCAGACTGTGCCCTACAAGCCGGGCCGCGGCGACGACGGGCTGATGTGGGGCGACTACGCGATGGCCCGCGTCGAGCCGGGCAACCGGGTGGACCGCTTCCTGTCCGCGGTCGCCTACCTGGACGGGCGGCACCCGTCGGCGGTCTTCGCCCGCGGCTACTACACGCGCACCACGCTGGTCGCCTACGACTGGGACGGCAGGCGGCTGAAGGAGCGCTGGTACGCCGACAGCGGCCACGTGCCGATGACGAACCCGTTCAAGGACTCGCCGCACGGCCGGCCGGGCACCGACCCCGAGTACGCCGACCTCACCACGCAGGGCTTCCATTCGATGAGCGCCGCCGACGTGGACGGCGACGGCCGCCAGGAGATCGTCTACGGCTCGGCCACCCTGGACGACGACGGCGGCGTGCTGTACTCGTCCTTCGACGTGGCGCCGCCGCAGAGCAACGTGCCGGGCCAGAACGTCCGGCTCGGGCACGGCGACGCGATGCACGTCGGCGACCTCGACCCCGACCGTCCCGGACTGGAGATCTGGACGGTGCACGAGGGCGCCGCGAGCGCCCCGTACGGCTGGGCGATGCGCGACGCCGCCACCGGCGAGGTGCTGTTCGGCGGCTACAGCGGCGTGGACACCGGCCGCGGCATGGTCGGCGACATCGACCCGGCGATCCGCGGCATGGAGGCGTGGTCGTCGATGCCGCCGGACCAGAGCGTCCAGGCGGGCCTGTGGTCGGCGCGCGGCGACCACCTGGGCCGCACCGCGCCCGGCACGAACATGAGCATCCGGTGGGCGGCCGACATGACGACCCAGCTCGTCAACGGCACCGCCACCACCGTGCCGCAGACGCCGACGGTGGACGACTGGCGGCGCGGCACCCTGCTCACCGCCGAGGGCACGCTGGCCAACAACTGGACGAAGGGCAACCCGGCCCTGGTGGCCGACGTGTTCGGCGACTGGCGCGAGGAGCTGCTGCTGCGCACGGCCGACAGCTCGGCCCTGCGGATCCACCTCAGCACCGAGGTGACCGGCCGCAAGCTGTACACGCTGATGCACGACCCGCAGTACCGGGCGGAGGTGGCCCGCCAGCAGACGGCCTACAACCAGCCCGCCTACCCGAGCTTCTACCTCGCCTCCGACCTCGACTGGTCGAAGGTGCCGGTGCCGCGGCTCCGCTGA
- a CDS encoding acyltransferase family protein, producing the protein MPQTPPPADPAAARRRADLDSLRVLMVAGLVFFHAALVFDAHDDFYVRNAETTELTLVVAAVGVLWAMPLLFFVAGLGAWHSLRRRGTAGFAAERLRRLGVPLVFGTVALVPVPQWLRLRGETHQQVSYLEFLPRFFRIHLEPGNVPFVLQGDFFETGHLWFLVLLLTFALLLSAALALTRRWTAGARASRLWERAAAYAARRRGAALLPAVPLALFCAVAGLEQEYAGWNRWAYLIFFLLGFVFTADPRFRAALRRDLRLVVAGGLVFFAVGAPVMLAAGDDAFTALTPPAMAGRLLYGAAGWCWLMSILGLLDRPRPAPPAPPVPPASAARPGEPGGGRRAYLAEAVLPLYVLHQPIVVAVAYVVVPWDAPIAVKYAAIVACSLALLAAAYDLLVRRTAVTRFLFGMRARPAGAAAGVSSGAAPAPASPPRSEP; encoded by the coding sequence ATGCCGCAGACCCCGCCCCCGGCGGACCCCGCGGCCGCCCGGCGGCGCGCGGACCTCGACTCCCTGCGCGTCCTCATGGTCGCCGGGCTGGTGTTCTTCCACGCCGCGCTGGTGTTCGACGCCCACGACGACTTCTACGTGCGCAACGCGGAGACCACCGAGCTCACGCTCGTCGTGGCCGCCGTCGGCGTGTTGTGGGCGATGCCGCTGCTGTTCTTCGTGGCCGGGCTCGGTGCCTGGCACTCGCTGCGGCGTCGCGGCACCGCCGGGTTCGCCGCCGAGCGGCTGCGGCGGCTGGGCGTGCCGCTGGTCTTCGGGACGGTCGCGCTGGTGCCCGTGCCGCAGTGGCTGCGGCTGCGCGGCGAGACCCACCAGCAGGTCTCCTACCTGGAGTTCCTGCCGCGCTTCTTCCGGATCCACCTGGAGCCGGGCAACGTGCCCTTCGTGCTCCAGGGCGACTTCTTCGAGACCGGGCACCTGTGGTTCCTGGTGCTGCTGCTGACGTTCGCCCTGCTCCTTTCCGCGGCGCTGGCCCTGACGCGCCGGTGGACGGCCGGCGCGCGGGCGTCGCGGCTGTGGGAGCGGGCGGCGGCGTACGCGGCGCGCCGGCGGGGCGCGGCCCTGCTGCCCGCCGTGCCGCTGGCGCTGTTCTGCGCGGTGGCGGGGCTGGAGCAGGAGTACGCGGGCTGGAACCGGTGGGCGTACCTGATCTTCTTCCTGCTCGGCTTCGTCTTCACCGCCGACCCGCGCTTCCGCGCCGCCCTGCGCCGCGACCTGCGGCTGGTCGTCGCGGGCGGGCTCGTGTTCTTCGCCGTGGGCGCCCCGGTGATGCTGGCCGCCGGCGACGACGCCTTCACCGCGCTGACCCCGCCGGCCATGGCGGGACGGCTGCTGTACGGGGCGGCGGGGTGGTGCTGGCTCATGAGCATCCTCGGCCTCCTCGACCGCCCCCGCCCCGCCCCGCCCGCCCCGCCGGTCCCTCCGGCGTCCGCCGCCCGCCCGGGGGAGCCCGGGGGAGGGCGGCGGGCGTACCTGGCGGAGGCGGTGCTGCCGCTCTACGTCCTGCACCAGCCGATCGTCGTCGCGGTCGCCTACGTCGTGGTGCCCTGGGACGCGCCCATCGCCGTCAAGTACGCGGCGATCGTCGCCTGCTCGCTCGCCCTCCTCGCCGCCGCCTACGACCTGCTGGTGCGGCGCACGGCGGTGACCCGCTTCCTGTTCGGCATGCGCGCCCGGCCGGCCGGCGCCGCGGCCGGGGTCAGCTCCGGGGCAGCTCCCGCGCCAGCCTCTCCGCCTCGCTCGGAGCCGTGA
- a CDS encoding DUF1707 SHOCT-like domain-containing protein — protein sequence MDQYRDVRAFDAGRQYRDVRASDADREAAAERLRVAVEEGCLDFGEFNERMGLAYGSVTRGELAALVADLPADRPADQPAPGRPAPPAAGAGRTRRVPRWVKALWAGWGTVFAGNVAVWAVMSANDPCPVEFWPTGLLPPGFVLAMVTVGTVLRHRDATAAERP from the coding sequence ATGGACCAGTACCGCGACGTACGGGCCTTCGACGCCGGCCGCCAGTACCGCGACGTACGGGCCTCCGACGCCGACCGGGAGGCCGCCGCCGAGCGGCTGCGCGTGGCCGTCGAGGAGGGCTGCCTCGACTTCGGCGAGTTCAACGAGCGCATGGGCCTCGCCTACGGCTCGGTCACCCGGGGCGAGCTGGCCGCGCTGGTCGCCGACCTGCCCGCCGACCGGCCCGCCGACCAGCCCGCCCCCGGCCGCCCGGCGCCTCCGGCGGCCGGCGCGGGCCGGACGCGGCGCGTCCCCCGCTGGGTCAAGGCGCTCTGGGCCGGCTGGGGCACGGTCTTCGCGGGCAACGTCGCGGTGTGGGCCGTGATGAGCGCGAACGACCCCTGCCCCGTGGAGTTCTGGCCGACCGGGCTGCTGCCGCCCGGCTTCGTGCTCGCCATGGTGACGGTGGGCACCGTCCTCCGCCACCGGGACGCGACCGCCGCCGAGAGGCCCTGA
- a CDS encoding phosphotransferase, with translation MIASGCDCEIFEAGPGRVVRRARDGRSLEREAAVMRHARRHGFPAPEVFDADGPDVLMERVDGPSLMEEATRAPGRADEHGRLLASLLRRLAAVRAPGWLQAAPGGPGNRLLHLDLHPANVLLTPDGPRVIDWANAARGAPGVDVACTWLVLAAAPVEPALDAWRDGLLAGFLAGVDTSAARRHLPAIAERRRADQHISAEEKAEISAFLARESAVP, from the coding sequence TTGATCGCGTCCGGATGCGACTGCGAGATCTTCGAGGCCGGGCCCGGCCGGGTCGTCCGCCGCGCCCGCGACGGCCGCAGCCTCGAGCGCGAGGCCGCCGTCATGCGGCACGCCCGCCGGCACGGCTTCCCCGCCCCCGAGGTCTTCGACGCCGACGGCCCCGACGTGCTCATGGAGCGCGTGGACGGCCCGAGCCTCATGGAGGAGGCGACGCGCGCCCCCGGCCGGGCGGACGAGCACGGCCGGCTGCTCGCCTCGCTGCTGCGCCGGCTGGCCGCCGTCCGCGCGCCCGGCTGGCTGCAGGCCGCCCCCGGCGGCCCCGGCAACCGCCTGCTCCACCTGGACCTCCACCCCGCCAACGTGCTGCTGACGCCGGACGGCCCCCGGGTCATCGACTGGGCGAACGCGGCCCGCGGCGCGCCCGGCGTGGACGTCGCCTGCACCTGGCTGGTGCTCGCCGCCGCCCCCGTCGAGCCCGCGCTCGACGCGTGGCGGGACGGGCTGCTCGCGGGCTTCCTGGCGGGCGTGGACACCTCGGCGGCCCGCCGTCACCTGCCCGCGATCGCTGAGCGGCGCCGCGCCGACCAGCACATCTCGGCGGAGGAGAAAGCTGAAATATCCGCATTTCTCGCGCGAGAATCCGCCGTTCCCTGA
- a CDS encoding ABC transporter ATP-binding protein, with protein MATDLVKRYGTIQALDGFSLNVAPGEIVGLLGHNGAGKTTFVEIVSHLVRPDGGQVTIDGRSPAAARGEVGVAPQHIALYPSATVREHLELYGRLAGLRRAALRAAIEDLSAVLRLTGLMDRRAGKLSGGQQRRTQAASALVHRPGLLLLDEPTAGADLETRQAMLDVVKQRAGEGAAVVYTTHYLPELTELQATIAVAREGRIIARGACDELLRDLPGEVRVTLDGQEEIAVSTREPAATLIDLLGRADRPVTGVDVRNPSLDDLYRSLAVHDAP; from the coding sequence GTGGCAACCGATCTCGTCAAGCGGTACGGCACGATCCAGGCCCTCGACGGATTCTCGCTGAACGTGGCGCCCGGTGAGATCGTCGGGCTCCTCGGGCACAACGGCGCAGGCAAGACCACTTTCGTGGAGATCGTGTCCCACCTGGTCCGCCCGGACGGCGGACAGGTGACCATCGACGGCAGGAGCCCCGCCGCCGCCCGCGGCGAGGTCGGCGTGGCGCCCCAGCACATCGCGCTGTACCCCTCCGCCACGGTGCGCGAGCACCTGGAGCTCTACGGCAGGCTCGCCGGCCTGCGCCGCGCGGCGCTCCGCGCGGCCATCGAGGACCTGTCGGCCGTGCTGCGGCTGACCGGGCTGATGGACCGGCGGGCCGGCAAGCTGTCCGGCGGGCAGCAGCGCCGCACCCAGGCCGCCAGCGCCCTCGTGCACCGGCCCGGCCTGCTGCTGCTGGACGAGCCCACGGCCGGCGCCGACCTGGAGACCCGGCAGGCCATGCTGGACGTGGTCAAGCAGCGCGCGGGTGAGGGCGCGGCCGTCGTCTACACCACCCACTACCTGCCGGAGCTGACCGAGCTCCAGGCCACGATCGCGGTCGCCCGCGAGGGCCGGATCATCGCGCGGGGCGCCTGCGACGAGCTGCTGCGCGACCTGCCGGGCGAGGTGCGGGTCACCCTGGACGGCCAGGAGGAGATCGCCGTCTCCACCCGGGAGCCGGCCGCGACCCTCATCGACCTGCTCGGCCGCGCGGACCGCCCGGTCACCGGCGTGGACGTGCGCAACCCGTCCCTGGACGACCTCTACCGATCCCTGGCGGTCCACGATGCTCCTTGA
- a CDS encoding ABC transporter permease — protein MLLDTPPSSAGTAGAAPRRSGLLDSAHRIGALARHNLTLRLRDPGQMISYVVMPMVLMLVLKPLYVRAMPGGTTQIATGLMVMFSVFAISMAGNSILSERTWRTWDRLRVSRAPAFELLIGKTLPLFGVMIAQQAILLVYGVLAIGLPVPPAPGLVLAAILVWAFALLAIGAALATLVRSHGELSVISDVGALTLSSLGGALVPLSIMPDWAQAAAHVSPGYWALAMMQAAVRADLPGVLEPAAVLLAIGLLAGMFAARRLARGWGRGGLL, from the coding sequence ATGCTCCTTGACACCCCGCCGAGCAGCGCCGGGACGGCCGGCGCCGCGCCGCGCCGGTCGGGCCTGCTCGACTCCGCGCACCGGATCGGCGCCCTCGCCCGGCACAACCTCACGCTGCGGCTGCGCGACCCCGGCCAGATGATCAGCTACGTCGTCATGCCGATGGTGCTGATGCTGGTGCTGAAGCCGCTCTACGTCCGGGCGATGCCGGGCGGGACCACGCAGATCGCGACCGGGCTGATGGTGATGTTCTCGGTGTTCGCGATCTCCATGGCCGGCAACTCGATCCTGTCGGAGCGCACCTGGCGCACCTGGGACCGGCTGCGGGTCAGCCGCGCGCCGGCGTTCGAGCTGCTGATCGGCAAGACGCTGCCGCTGTTCGGGGTGATGATCGCCCAGCAGGCGATCCTGCTGGTGTACGGGGTGCTGGCCATCGGGCTGCCGGTGCCGCCCGCGCCCGGCCTGGTGCTGGCGGCCATCCTGGTCTGGGCGTTCGCGCTGCTGGCGATCGGCGCGGCGCTGGCCACGCTGGTGCGCAGCCACGGCGAGCTCAGCGTGATCTCCGACGTGGGCGCGCTCACCCTCAGCTCGCTGGGCGGCGCCCTGGTGCCGCTCAGCATCATGCCGGACTGGGCGCAGGCCGCCGCGCACGTCTCCCCCGGCTACTGGGCGCTGGCCATGATGCAGGCCGCGGTCCGCGCGGACCTGCCGGGCGTCCTGGAGCCGGCCGCCGTCCTGCTGGCGATCGGCCTGCTGGCCGGGATGTTCGCCGCCCGCCGCCTGGCCCGCGGCTGGGGACGGGGCGGGCTGCTGTGA